The Maniola hyperantus chromosome 24, iAphHyp1.2, whole genome shotgun sequence genome contains the following window.
TAAATAAATCATGTGAAACGTATATAATTTTCTATGACACTGTTAAATACCACATTACCCATGCTAATCTAATCTAACAAACTAATTaatcttataaattaaataactaatcTAAACTAATCTTTACAATACTTAGTTGCTATCTTATCTAATATGTCTAGAGCTCTTAATCCTACTGCTTGCCACTGCGTCTGAACCTGCACTTCCATCTCCCTGATCCTATTTTGCTCTCTTCTCAAGTCCATGTAGTCCCTATGCtgttctattttaaattttctccaAAATTCTTCTGCTTGGAGGAAATGTTCGGCTGCCTGCTGTGTGTGTGCTGGCCTCACTCTTTTTCGTTGCGATCCTCGAGCTTGTGTTGGTCTTCCTCGGCGAGGTGTAGTTTGCCCGGATAGAGCAGGCTCGAGTCGCCGAGCAGTTGAGGGCCTAGTTGGAGTGCGCATGCCCGGATCTGCAAAAATATGTTATAAAAGTCATTATAgtaatgaaattattaaaaaatttatatattcACGTATCTTTAAAGATCCAATCTATTTCACCTTCCACTTGTGACTCCGCAAATGTAAAAAGCGGAGTTGCAGGCCTTGTCTGAGGTGGTACCGCTGCAGCTGGGGCAGTGTAGGATGTTGATGGCCCTGCAGTCTCATTCCAAGGTTGAGATCCTAAAAtgtataatcataatcatatccTTTCTTTGCTTGAGTACAGTTACAAATGgtggtataatataataacaaacaatatattataacatGTAATTTGTGATAatgacttatttttaatttatggtagtgatttctattatttatatagaaaaatACTAGACGATACCCGCAACTACGTCCAcgttgatttaaatttttaaaaaatcctgtgggcactctttgattttctgggataacaaATAAGCCTTAGTCCGGCAAAGGCcacgtgatgcaagctatctctgtaccaaattttattaaaattggtttaacGGATGAACTgtaagatagacagacatacggacacacactttcgcatttataatataagtatggatgtcTCACCATGAACTTCTTCCTCTATAAAGCCCAGAGGCGGAGAACACATAGCTCTTCTCTGTGATGGTAGCTCTGGTGAGGCAATATTAGTAATTAATACCTCTGGTGTAAGTGGaactgcaaaataaaataaaataaacacaatatgACGATACTGTTTATTACTGATATGCTGAAATTCCACAACCACAACTTACTTTCTACGAATTGTGAGAGCAAAGATGGAGTGCCTTGCTCAACCATCATAGAGTCTGGCTCATTATGAATCCCCTGTAAGAAAATACAATTTGAGACATTAAAGcgtcaaaacaaataaaaatctgtttaagaatcgtacatatttatatacaatttggtatagtaatcttgttttgaaagttgaaaatactaattattgttcaAGAACgcttttttaatgatgtaaacacaattttttttagattttttcctttaatttTGCTATAGaacatacctacctgctaaatttcatgattctaggtaaacgggaagtaccctataggtttcttgacagacaaggcagacagatggacaggcggacaacaaagtgatcctataaaggtgcTTTTTActtttgtagtacggaaccctaataatataCCAGCGATTAGTATAAGTAAAGAAATTTAAACCTGTGACAACCCAGCCTCTTCCACTGCCAAGCCCGTCGCTACTTGCACACCGATCAGATTTAGAACTCTTTGTTCTAAATCTGTTAGTTTGCAGTAAGTAGCAGCACCACCACCAGTACCAGTAGCTGATCTATGCAGACGAGCAGCTTTTTTCTtggtattatttttgaaatcacTCCACACCTTAATCAAGCATAAAGAagcaaacattttataaattagTGACCACAACCTCAAAATAGGTGaacataaaatatacattttactaACTTTTTTCCATTTCTCAGGAGTTTTAGTGTCACCACTGCCATCACTATTCAGTAGCACAGCCAGTTCCTCCCACTTACTAAGAGTAGAGATTCTGCCTCTTGCATTGGAGGACGGCTTGCTGAGGTCTCCATGCCTAAAAAGCAATAAACTCGTTTCAAAGTTCAcccacttataaaataaaaacagaaataACTTTAATTCCACTTACTGCTCCATGAATGTTACCATCAAATCAAATTGCGAAGGACTCGTCTTCATTTTTctggtatttattatttttataattttaaaacaacaCCTAATTTAATCGCACAACCGCCGACCGCGTAAACATAAACAAACGATATTACCACCTTAATTTTGATAGACAGCTGCTTCCATACAATCACTTCATAGAAATTTCATTCTGAATTTGGTTGGTTTATATCACGACGCcaacattacaaaaataataaacgccATTCACGGTGAGTACACGCGTATGGGCTGGTTAGCTTCGGTGGTAACTCACACTCGCTTGCTCGCGATTCTCGATGCGTTTGAGGTTAGCTCGATTAACGCAGTAGTGAAGTCATTCGAATAATTTTGTGGAACTCCCACTCGGCACACAGTTATGGGTGCTAACTCGCCAATCCCTAGAATAAGTCAACTTTATAATAagcttgtggcggttgccacaatagaaactagatggcgctgttcaatcgatgacatagtcccgaacaaatgtaccgccgacagtactcgcaataacagagttttctgcaatctggactatatatagaagtttcaagacataaccgtcggcccagctggcgctaccgagcacaaccaaccgctcggtgggagatctcccctttggtacggtcgagcctgcacaccgctcccgtacattggtgaccccgacgtgatcaagaatggtcgcacacctcaacaaccgacgaaatcaagaatggtcgcacactacaacagccgacgtcatcgaagataaaccgcacaccgccgcactccgcactggcgcatacgtgatcaagggtgatcgcatacatcgcaacacctttggatcacacaccgcaagcccgacgtctcctccaaactccaagtctacaagcagcaacagcaagcacatcgaggcctgtaagacggatgtagccacagcttcggggcacaatggccctgcactccatcaccagctacaagcgtcctggtctaccgcttctctggttggttagcagccattgcccttccttcacacgccttcacgctacaacgccacctctcttcaatgcttcacactacgcgttcgtctcggaggggagtgatgtggcggttgccacaatagaaactagatggcgctgttcaatcgatgacatagtcccgaacaaatgtaccgccgacagtactcgcaataacagagttttctgcaatctggactatatatagaagtttcaagacataaccgtcggcccagctggcgctaccgagcacaaccaaccgctcggtgggagatctcccctttggtacggtcgagcctgcacaccgctcccgtacaagctCAATGTGCTAGACATACACGCGGACTCACTGGTTAAATTCCGGAATTCAGTTCATATGGCATTAAGTGAATTAATTGCCATAGTAATTTACTTGATGCCATGTGAACtgcttacctacatttgtttattagtttagagtttatttatttatattatttatattattattattttttaattaggtaacttttttttagtagtaaaattacctgacacattcgcatgcggtgattacttttaattagctcgtcatattatcttaaaacttttgtattgttaaatttgtatttgatgtATATGATTAGCTGTTAGTGatccaaataaatgaaaaaaaaaaaaaaaaaaaaatacctacgatAAGCTAGACACTGACACCTGTTCATTATGatacgactagctgatgcccgcgacttctcccgcgtggaattaggttttttaaaaatccttttattttctgggataaaaagtagcctgttactctccaggtctttatctatactcatgaaaaaatcacgtcaatccgttgcaccgttgcgacgtgattgaaggacaaaccaacaaagcgaCAAACctacaaatcaataaaccaacaaacaaacacactttcgcatttataataagggtactgattggtaTTGGTTGGCGTTTAAGCTATCGTGATTGatgttttaaaattcagatacaagttagcccttcactgtaatctcacctggtggtaagtgatggtgcagtctaagatggaagcgcaagcgggctaacctggaaggggtatggcagtttttattaaacccatacccctttggtttctacgcggcatcataCAGGAaccctaaatcgcttggcgggacctctcactaataagatcACAGTGCAGGTAGGTCGTCATGGATTTCCATTATAGTATGAGGGGCCATTTACACcccttcttctttctttctttcttcactctgggctggtttccgcacttaaacgtttccgtctgttgtgcgtgcatcgctcCTActcgccgaagtcttcactccagcccaccaagctcgctccagaagccaactagaccgcccaggttgccgagggcttcatgaaGTGAGGttggggaacccaaatggcgttcgcgttgttctgctacgcccgtgcactctaggagctcgtgcgtcggtgtttcatcgacctccatgcaggctctgcacagaggactgtcggtgacacctataccCCCACCCCCTATCCTACAGCCTACACTCCCTCGCTGGCGTCTTGCAGCACAACTAAAACTTTTTTACCTTGTTTCCAGAAGTAAACTACGATTATGTGGTGGACCAACAGCCGATCGGAAAGCTGCTCTTCCGTCAGTTCTGCGAGCGGAACCGCCCTCAGTACCACAAGTACAATAGCTTCTTAGATGCGGTAAGAGAATTTCCGATATATacttccacagctggacataggtctctcgtagCGAATTCCAGTTCTCAGAAGCATGTTATTTCAGCTTCGCCACCAGTTGAGCTGTCGGTTATTCTATCGACGTCTGATTgactctaagctttcttatAAGACCTTGTTAGCGACCATGCCTCGGACCCGCATTTCATTACTgatcgaagactttggtcttgaGGCATTGAAAAATTTTGGACGAGGCATTGAACATTCGACATActtgcggggtgattcgctaactcagtgataaACACTAAATAATAGCCatcaaactcatttgacatcgtttggttctacattgctgcttgagggatattcaaataatttttcgtagaaaacatTCAATAAATGAAaagtaaatgtcaaatgagtttggtGACTATCAGCAGTAGCGTGCAGAgtcataaatgcactgcttaccccagttgtaatagctcattgcatatttttcattatgacctgccagtaaacaggttcctacctaactaatgcctaccctggcttcaaacactgtgcacgccactgactatcAGTGTTGgtcactgagttagcaaatcacccCGCTAGACTTGATTCCGAGCGTGATCAATTTGGGAatcaataatttctaaattggatAAGTTTTGTTTAGTGGAAGATTTATGTTGCGGTCATTAAACTTTACTGACGAGTGGGTCTCGGGATGAACGTGGACAAAACTTTACTGCCAGACGAGTGGGTCTCGGGATGAACGTGGACAAAACTTTACTGCCAGACGAGTGGGTCTCGGGATGAACGTGGACAAAACGAAAGTCATGTTTAATGGGTACGTTATCCCGAGATCCATCTCTGTCGAAAATGTCAGCATCGAAGTTGTTCAAGAATACAACTACCTAGGACAAGTAATACAACTTGGTaggaacaacttcgacaaggaagctgacagaagaatacagctgagctgggcagcatttggtaaattgcgtcaagtcttcaattcgtcgataccccaaagcctaaagacgaaagtctttaatgagtgtgtcctacctgtgatgacgtatggcgctgagacgtggacactgacagttggccttgtccacaagttcaaagtcgctcagcgggctatggagcgggctatgttgggtatctctctgagggacaaaatccgtaacgaggaaatccgtagaagaaccagagtgaccgacatagccctacgaattagccagctgaagtggcagtgggcaggccacgtctgccgcagaaccgatggccgctggggcagacgtgttctggagtggagaccgcatatcagcaagcgcagtgtgggacgacctccaacccgctggactgacgaccttaagaagatagcgggaagtgggtggatgaggaaggcggagaatcgtgtgtggtggcgtgctctcgggaaggcctatgtctagcagtggacgcaaataggctgattgattgattgattgattgggcCTAGTAAGAAAGGCAAAGTAATAAGTACTACTAAGCGGCTTAAAAACACAACGCTCAATTTACCTATAGCACATCTTATTTCGAACAAACATCAGAAACTCATTGATTATATTTGGCCCGCCAAATCTTATAATTTAAGTCAATGGCTGTCCGAACTAATACTGCATAGAACCCGACTAGGAGCCCTATCCCGTCGAGATTAACGTGCTTCTATCTTCTTTCTTCTAAATTATCAGGCAAAAGGTCGTTCCATATCTACTCAACACCACACTGTAATGCGGTCCGGCCTTAAGCCTCAGCGACAACTTATCATTATCAGTTTTTGAtgataataaatcaaaattatcGCACCATTGAATCGGCGTTAGGGTATTTTCTGAAATTCTCACATCTATCACAATCATTCCTCTATTTGtcatatatttacataattcaCCCAAATCGTTCCTAATAATTCAAAAGGGATTCCTTTGATTTATTACAAGATATTTTTAGTGTAAGTTTTTCTGGAACTAACTTGTTACTGTAATTTCTGTTAATTTGTATAGTGAaccggatttttaaaagacccGCAAAAAAACACTGACTGCTCGTTAACTCCGAAGTTAATCTCGCAAAAAGTTACACGAGACTCGAGTCGACATATggcccgtacaaaatgactccttacgcgccattttaactctatgggtcaactgtcatgtcaaaagtcacCTTTTAAATAAGgacaaaaatcgtacttttgacgtaaaatggcgcgtgaggagttgaAAACTAGTACTCGAACGCGTCGCGGTTGCGATCTGAGTCcatgtgaaaaaggaccccagataggttcgaaactagtcgggctaacgtcgactaaatacgtgagtaaagccggtttatCTATTCTTCTTCCATTAAAAATTTTCCCACCGCTAAGAGTTACCTACTGGTAAAAACCTCTTATAGAGATCGTAATATcgtaataatatgataaatgtgaaagtgtggatgtttggacgTTCGGATccgttactcaatcacgcaaaaacggttgaacggatttggatgaaatttggaatggagatacattataccctcgattaacatataggctactttttatcccggaaaatcaaagagttcccgcgggattttgaaaaatgaaaatccacgcggatgtagtcgcgggcatcagctagtattttataacttttatagtgttttaccaacacttcaaggaaatttctctTATACATATGTCTGTCCTGCACACTtcttatcttttctttttactgttaCTTTTTGCTtcgaataaattaacaaaaagaaGATAATGGCATCTTGAGAATATATTGCATCGTTTTGGGagcaacaaacgcggcgcgggTTTCGGCAGAATTCGATAAGGGAAAGCGGGTCAAACACGATTTCCAACATTTTATTAGGCACCTACCGAGCAATCTGCGAGAAAAGGGCGAGCGGCGCTAAAATAAAGTCCTtccgttcatcatcatcatgacccaacgtcatcctaagccgtggtccgagcctcacaggaggcgcccttaggaggacgttgccccccccgacctctcaaattaaTTCTTcaagccctagggctcacccccaggcggagcttcccggtgacgctgtagcggccagtaaggcctacgcagcatagtcaatccgaaacatcacatcatcatgagcaacccatcgccggctcactacagagcacgggtctcctgtcagagtgagcagggtttgaccatagtctaccacgctggccaattgtggATTGgtagtgaagtctgccaatcaaaTCGCCCTTTCAAATGAcatttaaacttaatttatgcCATTTGAAACAAagtaatgaattttaaatttaattatcaaAGTGcacataacaacaaatactgttAGGGCCACCGCATACAGACAGAGTGGTAGCGTCTTTTTATTGACAACTTAAACTTAGCTTGTATTGTGTACTTTGGTGGTCATATAGgtggaattgggtatttgactacatctcaaataaattatttctcagtgattattaaatagagggtcttccaaaatacgcaaaatccacgtcctttgttagttttaagtgtaacaaccattttaaattatcgattaaaccaaaaagtacgtcattatgatgtgacgtcacattccagtatttcatagaatatcgcgtACTAAGtgcacgttttgacgtttgataaatagttactgatttgactagttgtcaaatactgtATTAGTATTGTGGCGAttgccacagatgcaactagatggcgctgttcatcgataacatttcatgacgtagtcccgaaaaAATGTACCGTCGCgtcgacagtactcgcactttCCGGGCGCGCCTGCATAGGATGACGTTGTGCGAGAGTCCGGCAtgcgagtgcggctttggcgacgaggataggcaccatgtgctgtgggagtgtcccctatatgaggacttgcgagtgacgatgttggatgggatcatacgcggggaagcggggccggtcttctacacggacctcgtctcatcggcggggaactacaaccggctacgggaattcgcgcaccattggcataagaggcgaagcagctcggagcgtacaggtgccaggccggcaccacggaggagcagcagcggagatcacagctgtgttagtgaagtctagcccccaaggggggagagtgagcataagggccaaggaagagacaaaataatttgtagggagtcaagaaggcgccccgggaaaatgccaagagcaagtaccgaacgggcgccctcccgcaattcggcccatataaccgagaggttggtggggccatgggaggtggagggttgtcccagtactcgcactaacggagttttctgcaatctggactatatatagaagtttcaagacacaaccgtcggcccagctggcgctaccgagcgcaaccaaccgctcggtgggagatctccctttggtacggtcgagcctgcacatcgCTCGCGTACAGTATTGAAAACATAACACGGAAGAGACTCAAAGGCCGCGTCGTTATGtcaaagaaaaaaatctaaGAAACAAAAGCCGCCGCGCCTCAGCTCCTTTGTGCGCAACGCCTTAGGTGATAAACATGAAACGCCTCAATGTCAAACGTGTAGGTTGACCCCTTGAATCGATGCAGGGCTGTGGGGGGAAATGGAAAGGAATAGTCTGAAAGACAGTGGACGATTTGTCCAATGCTTTATAAAGTTATAAATACTACAGTAGTATGATACTAAACTAGTATCTACATGAttaaatgatattataaatataaaatcgaAGGAccaatcaacaaaccaacaaacaaacacactttcgcatttataataagggtacatattatataaaataaggctaaatatgtatataaaatgaaaaggtgactgactgactgatctatcaacgcacagctcaaactactggactgatcgggctgaaatttggcagatagctattatgacgtagacatccactatgaaatgatttttgaaaatacaacccctgagaggatgaaataggggttcgaaatatgtgtagtccacgcggacgaagtcgtgggcctAAGCTAGTATTAGCTATAGTATTAGGACtgggataataataatttaacctCTAAACCAAtagagccttaatagctcaaccggtaaaggagtggactaaaaaccgcaaggtcgacggttcaaatcccgcccgctgcactattgtcgcacctactcctagcacaagcttaacgcttagttggagaggaaaggggaatataagtcatttaacatggctaatggcaccgattctaagcacaacctaattttagagtattcgcaccctcttcttactattgtaatatgaaagggacagaagtagtttgacatttctaaatttaatttttagatggtaaaacccgtgattttagcacgcagtcgcgaacctactgtttaaatttgtattgtgcactaaaatttagagtctttaaatgtgaaagtcatgttccgttccttttttagcattagtaaaaagaaaaggatgcagatactctaaatttagagagagactagagaattggGGCTAacattcttttaaaataaaataaaaaacagtcCACCAGCTCTCGGCGCAGAAGGGGTACCCCGATCCAATGATGTGAGCTAATGAACCGTGCCGACTTCCATTAATCTATGTAATGATTATTTAAACACAACGCTTCTCAGAGTGGCTTTTGTTACATGATACTTATTGGGATAATAATGCCCTTGATATATCCTAATGTGAAAGTGTTACAGCAGAAAAGTGACTTATCATAGACAtggctagcttatgcttgcgacttcgtacgcgtggactacacaaatttcaaacccctatttcaccccaataggggttgaattttcaaaaatcctttcttagcggatgcctacgccataatagctctctgcgtgccaaatttcagccggatccgtccagtatagtttgagctgtgcgtatgatagatcagtcagtcagtcagccagtcaccttttcgttttatacctatatatttagattattgatTTAGCTTGGGTTTTAAAGATCTTGCTGGAATCACTTAAAAAtactcaaaatcctttcttagtgcggTTCTGCGACACAGAGcatctatagtaggtacgtacgtgacaggttgagatgacaatagGGGCAAGAAGCGGGAGGACGTTCTGCACGCCCCCGCACGTctgccgcgctcgcccgcaccgggttagtgcggggcgttacctccccgattgctatctcgacctgtcgcgtactatacgggCACTCTGGTTATGGATCCAGACCGTTTGACCTACTTTGGCATGCCAGTCAGTCCAGCGAATTCGTGTCTAAGGATCTAAATCTGTTTTCCTGCATTAAATAACTAAGTAGTCTACGCCTACTTCCGAATGCAATGCAAGCATTCTTTGTGGCAACAAGAAGTGACAGGAGACAGGCAGATTGATAGACAatcagacacattttcgcatttacaatattagtatggatattctTCTTTCTTGTTTATGATAACCTATGGGttagacatccgcctcctattcggggggtcggggtttcgatcccgggcacgcatctctcaCTTTTCGCAGTTCTGTGCGTCAAAGGAAAACaacgcgaggaaacctgcatacctgagagttctccataatgttctcaaaggtatgtgaagtctaccaatccgccctcggccagcgtggtggactatatccaaaccattctcatactgagaggagacccgtgctctgtagtgagccggcgatgtgttgatcatcatgatgatgataattttctTTCCTCTGTGACTAAGGATGAAGCTTGGGATTTTGAAGTAGTGCGAATGTACTAGACTCTGCATAATAAACGTAGTTCTTGGATGGATTCCAGGTGGAACGGTACGAGGTCGAGGTGGAGGAGACGCGCACCGCGCTCGCGACCGAGGTGTTCGGGCAATACCTGAAGACAGAGGACTCGGAGGCGGTCACTGATTTCGTCTCCTCCGATGTGGTGGACGACGCTAGCAAGCTGCTCGAAGGTAGGTCACTCTATAGCGGAGAAGGACGAACTGGGATGAGCCAGCACTGCGCTCGGGCTGCTCGAAGGTAGGTCATAGCAGAGAGGGATGAAGTGAACGAGACTCCGAATTATAATTTGTAGGAAACAGATCGCAGATCTGCAGTGTTTACTGAAATGTTTTAAATGgtttaacatagttgtgcatgatagaaaaatctatgtatttattagtaaaccatttaattaaaataagagtaggtattccaaaccttagccatgcgtatgaggaatgatgacggaAAACGCTTCGTGGGTgaagatggaatgtcgacgacataaggatggtaacttttgcggttcggtggtaaaagaggggggggggggggggggaaaaaCTCCTGAGAGCCCATATATCCTAAAATGGTTTGCGAGGGAGGTGTTCCGACAGTACCTGAAGGCTGGTCACGGAACACGGAATTCGTCACCAATGTCCTCAAACGTGGTGGCCGCGCTGGCAAGCTGCTCGAAGGTAGGATGCTCTTGCAAAAAGCGATGAAGTGAGTGAAGAAAGAGGAGGCGAAAATCATCTCGCCCAAGAAGCTGCTTTTCCTGGCGGCAATCAGTATTGGACAAGAACTGTGAAATGGTGGCGATCACAATAGATCGGCAATGTTCAACGTGATACCGGCGCGGGCCTGGACAGCCCTGCACAGCCGCCAACAACAGAAGAAAATTACCTGTCCAATATCTCTATTCCAGAAAATCACACTTTCACTCActtcttcctgcgtcgctccctcaattttgaggatcgtggctccccttTGATATaatctttgctacgatgtttttccattttcctcCGCCTCTTTTATTTGGTCTGACCAACGTCTCGGGCTACGTCCGCGTGGTCTCTTTCCTTCGATCTTCCCAGTGATCATGAGTTGAGAGTCTTTTCTTGCGATGTGACCGAAGTAACTCTTCACTCACTCACTTACTCTTATCGTATTTGATTCCAGCCGGCTCCAAGGACATATTCAGCGAGTGCATACGATGCGTGAAGAGCTTTCTGGCGGGGATTCCGTTCGCGGAGTTCGAGCGGTCGATGTATTTCCACCGGTACCTGCAGTGGAAATGGCTGGAGGCGCAGCCGGTGACGCAGCACACCTTCCGCATGTATCGAGTGCTGGGCAAGGGCGGGTTTGGAGAAGTTTGCGCGTGTCAGGTAAGTGCTCCTTCCAAAGGTAAGAAATTTTAGTGACCTAGTCTAATCAAGGTCCGCGCTTTAAGGCTGGGCCCGGCAGACATTGACCAATGGAGATGCAGATTTGAAGCTAAATCCCCAGCTAAGCTCTAAGTCTAAGGCATACTTAGAGCTTAGCATACAGACTTGCTATCAATCCAATCTAATCCGTCagtctgtttgcgtccactgctggacataggcctttccgagagagccttcctcatccatccgctccgcaccaccttcttcaggtcatcggtccagcgggctaaAGGCCGTCCCACTGCACTTACCGATATACGGTCTCCACTCGAGAACACGTccgccccatcggccgtcggttccgcgacagacatgacctgcccattgccactttagctttgagctatgtcggtcgcttttgttcttctgcgaatttcttTGACTTGCTATACTGTCCTCCAATTTAGAActtcaatgtggctaattccgttgtacacaatctctaaactaatctaaaatggcacgtctaaatctattgctatcattt
Protein-coding sequences here:
- the LOC117993675 gene encoding uncharacterized protein isoform X3; protein product: MKTSPSQFDLMVTFMEQHGDLSKPSSNARGRISTLSKWEELAVLLNSDGSGDTKTPEKWKKGIHNEPDSMMVEQGTPSLLSQFVEIPLTPEVLITNIASPELPSQRRAMCSPPLGFIEEEVHGSQPWNETAGPSTSYTAPAAAVPPQTRPATPLFTFAESQVEDPGMRTPTRPSTARRLEPALSGQTTPRRGRPTQARGSQRKRVRPAHTQQAAEHFLQAEEFWRKFKIEQHRDYMDLRREQNRIREMEVQVQTQWQAVGLRALDILDKIATKYCKD
- the LOC117993675 gene encoding uncharacterized protein isoform X2, translated to MKTSPSQFDLMVTFMEQHGDLSKPSSNARGRISTLSKWEELAVLLNSDGSGDTKTPEKWKKVWSDFKNNTKKKAARLHRSATGTGGGAATYCKLTDLEQRVLNLIGVQVATGLAVEEAGLSQGIHNEPDSMMVEQGTPSLLSQFVEIPLTPEVLITNIASPELPSQRRAMCSPPLGFIEEEVHDPGMRTPTRPSTARRLEPALSGQTTPRRGRPTQARGSQRKRVRPAHTQQAAEHFLQAEEFWRKFKIEQHRDYMDLRREQNRIREMEVQVQTQWQAVGLRALDILDKIATKYCKD
- the LOC117993675 gene encoding uncharacterized protein isoform X1 — protein: MKTSPSQFDLMVTFMEQHGDLSKPSSNARGRISTLSKWEELAVLLNSDGSGDTKTPEKWKKVWSDFKNNTKKKAARLHRSATGTGGGAATYCKLTDLEQRVLNLIGVQVATGLAVEEAGLSQGIHNEPDSMMVEQGTPSLLSQFVEIPLTPEVLITNIASPELPSQRRAMCSPPLGFIEEEVHGSQPWNETAGPSTSYTAPAAAVPPQTRPATPLFTFAESQVEDPGMRTPTRPSTARRLEPALSGQTTPRRGRPTQARGSQRKRVRPAHTQQAAEHFLQAEEFWRKFKIEQHRDYMDLRREQNRIREMEVQVQTQWQAVGLRALDILDKIATKYCKD